The proteins below are encoded in one region of Nocardioides marmorisolisilvae:
- a CDS encoding AtuA-related protein, translating to MTEAPDLTRNLPLGTFVHARSGDKGGDANIGLWVRQGDKRERRVAWLLDFITPEVVRRLLPEADGLEIEVHRLPNLGAVNVVVHRLLGDGVAASARFDPQAKGLGEFVRSRLVHIPQDLV from the coding sequence ATGACTGAGGCACCCGACCTGACCAGGAACCTTCCGCTCGGCACCTTCGTGCACGCACGCAGCGGCGACAAGGGCGGCGACGCCAACATCGGCCTGTGGGTCCGACAGGGTGACAAGCGCGAGCGGCGCGTCGCGTGGCTGCTCGACTTCATCACTCCCGAGGTCGTCCGCCGGCTGCTTCCCGAGGCCGACGGGCTGGAGATCGAGGTCCATCGCCTGCCCAACCTCGGCGCGGTCAACGTCGTGGTCCACCGGCTGCTCGGCGACGGCGTCGCGGCCAGTGCCCGGTTCGACCCGCAGGCCAAGGGCCTGGGTGAGTTCGTCCGGTCCCGACTGGTGCACATCCCGCAGGACCTCGT
- a CDS encoding acyclic terpene utilization AtuA family protein, giving the protein MSQVVRIGNCSGFYGDRLSAMREMLEDGPLDYLTGDYLAELTMLILGKDQLKDPSLGYARTFVTQLEDCLGLAMDKGVRIVANAGGLNPAGLARRIGELASRLGLSLRIAWVDGDDLAPRATELGFEGALTANAYLGAFGIARALTDGADLVVTGRVTDASVVVGPAIASFGWSPTSYDELAGAVVAGHVIECGTQATGGNFSGFLDLPRDTRPLGFPIAEVAADGSSVITKHDDTGGMVSIDTVTAQLVYEIQSTTYLGPDVGVDLGSIRLDDAGADRVRISGVRGEAPPATLKVCINELGGWRNQMEFVLVGLDVEEKADWIRRQLEARLDPMPAEVQWSMGRRPEQDAASEEAASCLLRVTVKDPSAEVVGKAFSGAAVELALASYPGFTMTAPPGRGSPYGVYRPGYVDRGEVEETVHVLGGGDD; this is encoded by the coding sequence ATGAGTCAGGTGGTCCGGATCGGCAACTGCAGCGGCTTCTACGGCGACCGGCTCTCGGCCATGCGGGAGATGCTCGAGGACGGCCCGCTGGACTACCTCACCGGTGACTACCTGGCCGAGCTCACCATGCTGATCCTCGGCAAGGACCAGCTCAAGGACCCGTCCCTGGGCTACGCGCGCACGTTCGTCACCCAGCTCGAGGACTGCCTGGGCCTGGCGATGGACAAGGGCGTCCGGATCGTCGCGAACGCGGGCGGGCTGAACCCGGCCGGTCTGGCCCGTCGGATCGGCGAGCTCGCCTCGCGGCTCGGGCTATCGCTCCGGATCGCCTGGGTCGACGGCGACGATCTCGCGCCACGGGCCACCGAGCTGGGCTTCGAGGGTGCGCTGACCGCCAACGCCTATCTCGGCGCCTTCGGGATCGCCCGGGCGCTGACCGATGGCGCCGACCTCGTCGTCACCGGCAGGGTCACCGATGCCTCGGTGGTCGTCGGCCCGGCGATCGCCTCCTTCGGCTGGTCGCCGACCTCGTACGACGAGCTGGCCGGTGCGGTCGTGGCCGGCCATGTGATCGAGTGCGGTACCCAAGCGACCGGCGGCAACTTCTCCGGCTTCCTGGACCTGCCCCGCGACACCCGGCCGCTCGGGTTCCCCATCGCCGAGGTCGCCGCCGACGGCTCCTCGGTGATCACCAAGCACGACGACACCGGCGGGATGGTCTCGATCGACACCGTCACGGCGCAGCTCGTCTACGAGATCCAGTCGACGACCTACCTCGGCCCGGACGTGGGCGTCGACCTCGGCTCGATCCGGCTCGACGATGCCGGGGCCGACCGGGTCCGGATCTCAGGCGTCCGTGGCGAGGCGCCGCCCGCCACTCTCAAGGTCTGCATCAACGAGCTCGGCGGGTGGCGCAACCAGATGGAGTTCGTGCTGGTCGGCCTGGACGTCGAGGAGAAGGCGGACTGGATCCGCCGCCAGCTCGAGGCCCGGCTCGATCCGATGCCGGCCGAGGTCCAATGGTCGATGGGCCGGCGGCCGGAGCAGGACGCCGCCAGCGAGGAGGCCGCGTCCTGCCTGCTCCGGGTCACGGTCAAGGACCCGTCCGCCGAGGTGGTGGGCAAGGCGTTCTCCGGCGCCGCGGTCGAGCTCGCGCTGGCGTCGTACCCGGGGTTCACGATGACGGCACCGCCGGGTCGAGGCTCGCCGTACGGCGTCTATCGGCCCGGGTACGTCGACCGCGGCGAGGTCGAGGAGACTGTGCACGTGCTGGGAGGCGGCGATGACTGA
- a CDS encoding TIGR03084 family metal-binding protein — MNVLDSVLADLSAEGDRLEGWVAGLDDDGWRRPTPAAGWDVATQIAHLAWTDEVAVAAATDKAAWDAAVTDAIADPTGFVDAMALAGGRAAGADLLDRWRRARVGLAAALRSFPTGERLPWFGPPMSPTSMATARFMETWAHGLDVADALGIIAEPTDRIRHVAHIGVRTRDFAFATHALPAPDEEFRIDLVAPSGEVWSFGPEDAGQTVTGSAYDFCLLVTQRRNRADLDLEAVGPDADRWLDIAQAFAGPPGAGREPRA; from the coding sequence ATGAACGTCCTCGACAGTGTCCTCGCCGACCTCAGCGCCGAGGGCGACCGGCTGGAGGGCTGGGTCGCCGGGCTGGACGACGACGGCTGGCGCAGGCCGACCCCGGCCGCAGGCTGGGACGTCGCCACCCAGATCGCCCACCTCGCCTGGACCGACGAGGTGGCCGTGGCCGCCGCCACCGACAAAGCGGCCTGGGACGCGGCGGTGACCGACGCGATCGCCGATCCGACCGGCTTCGTGGACGCCATGGCGCTCGCCGGTGGCCGCGCCGCCGGTGCGGACCTGTTGGACCGGTGGCGCCGCGCCCGGGTCGGACTCGCGGCCGCCCTGCGGTCGTTCCCGACGGGCGAGAGGCTGCCCTGGTTCGGGCCGCCGATGAGCCCCACCTCGATGGCGACCGCGCGGTTCATGGAGACGTGGGCGCACGGGCTCGACGTCGCAGACGCCCTCGGGATCATCGCCGAGCCGACCGATCGGATCCGGCACGTCGCGCACATCGGCGTACGCACCCGTGACTTCGCCTTCGCCACCCACGCACTGCCGGCTCCCGACGAGGAGTTCCGGATCGACCTGGTCGCGCCGTCGGGGGAGGTCTGGTCCTTCGGCCCGGAGGATGCCGGACAGACCGTGACCGGCTCGGCGTACGACTTCTGCCTCCTGGTCACCCAGCGCCGGAACCGTGCCGACCTCGACCTCGAGGCGGTCGGTCCCGACGCCGATCGGTGGCTGGACATCGCGCAGGCCTTCGCGGGGCCACCGGGCGCCGGACGGGAGCCGCGGGCATGA
- a CDS encoding TetR/AcrR family transcriptional regulator, producing MTTTRVSQEQRTRAMRQRLLEATVDCLVERGYAGTSTTLVSERAGVSRGAQLHHFPTKHDLVLAAVEHLTVLRGRDLREAAAALPHGRQRLRAALRMLADHFTSPVFNAALELWVAARSDAELRAAVAPLERRVGREAHRLTVEALDIDESLPGNRELVQATLDLVRGLGLANTISDDSARRKRILDRWAAVLESELA from the coding sequence GTGACCACCACCCGCGTCTCGCAGGAGCAGCGCACCCGCGCGATGCGGCAGCGCCTGCTGGAGGCGACCGTGGACTGCCTGGTGGAGCGGGGGTACGCCGGCACGTCGACGACCCTGGTCTCGGAGCGAGCGGGCGTGTCCCGAGGGGCGCAGCTGCACCATTTCCCGACCAAGCACGACCTGGTCCTCGCCGCCGTCGAGCACCTCACCGTCCTCCGGGGACGTGACCTGCGGGAGGCGGCTGCGGCGCTTCCGCACGGCAGGCAGCGCCTGCGCGCGGCCCTGCGGATGCTCGCCGACCACTTCACCTCGCCGGTCTTCAACGCCGCGCTCGAGCTGTGGGTCGCCGCGCGTTCGGACGCCGAGCTGCGCGCGGCCGTCGCTCCGCTCGAGCGCCGGGTCGGCAGGGAGGCGCACCGCCTCACCGTCGAAGCCCTGGACATCGACGAGTCCCTGCCGGGCAACCGCGAGCTCGTCCAGGCCACCCTCGACCTGGTCCGCGGCCTCGGGCTGGCGAACACCATCTCCGACGACTCGGCCCGCCGCAAGCGGATCCTCGACCGGTGGGCCGCCGTACTCGAAAGCGAGCTGGCATGA
- a CDS encoding RDD family protein: MSDQTPPPDPPPYPAQPGPPSWGDPTYPPPPMPAYYQPPSSAYAHWGQRVGAYLMDGVVFLIPFYIVVFIGAAITGAATTTTVDSFGNTTSHMSGAGAVGIVVMVIGYAGAAGFVIWNQIVRQGRTGWSLGKRVVGIRLISERTGQPIGGWMCFVRYLAHILDALPCYIGYLWPLWDQKRQTFADKIIGTVVIPQQESSRL; the protein is encoded by the coding sequence ATGAGCGACCAGACACCACCACCTGACCCGCCGCCGTACCCGGCCCAGCCCGGACCCCCCTCCTGGGGCGACCCGACCTATCCCCCACCGCCGATGCCGGCCTACTACCAGCCGCCGAGCTCGGCGTACGCGCACTGGGGCCAGCGCGTCGGTGCCTACCTGATGGACGGCGTCGTCTTCCTGATCCCGTTCTACATCGTTGTCTTCATCGGCGCAGCGATCACGGGCGCGGCCACCACGACGACAGTGGACAGCTTCGGCAACACCACCAGCCACATGTCCGGCGCCGGTGCGGTCGGGATCGTGGTGATGGTGATCGGGTACGCCGGCGCCGCAGGGTTCGTGATCTGGAACCAGATCGTTCGCCAGGGCCGGACCGGCTGGAGCCTGGGCAAGAGGGTGGTCGGGATCCGGCTGATCAGCGAGCGCACCGGGCAGCCGATCGGCGGCTGGATGTGCTTCGTCCGGTATCTCGCGCACATCCTGGACGCGCTGCCCTGCTACATCGGCTACCTCTGGCCGCTGTGGGACCAGAAGCGACAGACCTTCGCCGACAAGATCATCGGGACGGTCGTCATCCCCCAGCAGGAGTCGAGCCGCCTCTGA
- a CDS encoding maleylpyruvate isomerase family mycothiol-dependent enzyme: MLTFEEYGDGIGAGWTVIREHANRAGSEAAVPTCPGWSVHDLVAHQGMVHRWATALLRGQRSDTAALEAEGLAAVDQLDWFDQGVKALLQVLADAPEDLDVAFFLADPPPARLGWTRRQCHETTVHGVDAMSASFGRPPRAAETWIRPRLAADGVDELLTGFVPRPRTRLRSPEPHVVVVETSDTGDAWTMTISEDPVVTVRERAERPDTVLSGTAAQLYLGLWNRGDEITSEGAELLPRWRESMTVTWG, encoded by the coding sequence ATGCTGACCTTCGAGGAGTACGGCGACGGCATCGGCGCGGGCTGGACGGTGATCCGTGAGCACGCCAACCGGGCCGGTTCCGAGGCCGCCGTACCGACCTGTCCGGGCTGGAGCGTCCATGACCTGGTGGCGCACCAGGGGATGGTGCACCGCTGGGCGACCGCGCTCCTGCGCGGCCAGCGGAGCGACACCGCCGCGCTCGAGGCGGAGGGGCTGGCGGCCGTCGACCAGCTCGACTGGTTCGACCAGGGCGTGAAGGCGCTGCTGCAGGTTCTGGCGGATGCGCCCGAGGACCTCGACGTGGCGTTCTTCCTCGCCGACCCGCCGCCGGCACGGCTGGGTTGGACGCGTCGACAGTGCCATGAGACCACCGTGCACGGGGTCGACGCGATGTCGGCGTCCTTCGGTCGGCCGCCGCGCGCCGCCGAGACCTGGATCCGTCCGCGGCTGGCCGCGGACGGCGTCGACGAGCTGCTCACCGGCTTCGTCCCCCGCCCGCGCACGCGGCTGCGCTCGCCGGAGCCGCACGTGGTCGTGGTGGAGACGTCGGACACCGGCGACGCCTGGACGATGACGATCTCAGAGGATCCCGTCGTGACCGTACGGGAGCGGGCGGAGCGGCCCGACACGGTGCTGTCGGGCACGGCGGCGCAGCTGTATCTCGGGTTGTGGAACCGAGGCGACGAGATCACCTCCGAGGGCGCTGAGCTCCTCCCCCGGTGGCGCGAGTCGATGACCGTCACCTGGGGCTGA
- a CDS encoding HNH endonuclease family protein — MPRKRHHGWWIAATALVVVSCAVSQQHDGATTPSDSSRTPAGQHRTTSQPRQHVAKEHVTGHLARHPSQRITSRGDRATTSAKPTERSQPVRSTTRRRILTALSHTRVLASRPFPGGYDRDCGPSHGCVFGPAWTDDTTAPDGHNGCDTRNDVLREQLRHPVVEPGTHDCKVIGGTFDDPYTGRTFDFAVHHQTIQIDHLVPLAYAWDMGASRWSQVRREQFANDTRVELLASWGPANESKGDSGPGDWLPINTTFRCTYLARYLHAIDVYGLAMTRADASSIRYTARGC; from the coding sequence GTGCCCCGAAAGCGCCACCACGGTTGGTGGATCGCCGCGACCGCGCTCGTCGTGGTCAGCTGCGCTGTGAGCCAACAGCACGACGGTGCCACGACCCCGTCGGACTCGTCACGCACGCCCGCCGGGCAGCATCGGACGACCAGTCAGCCCCGCCAGCACGTCGCCAAAGAGCACGTCACCGGGCACCTCGCCAGGCACCCCTCCCAGCGGATCACATCGAGGGGCGACCGGGCCACCACATCCGCCAAGCCCACCGAGAGGTCCCAGCCGGTCCGGTCGACCACGCGGCGCCGGATCCTCACTGCGCTGTCGCACACCAGGGTGCTGGCCAGTCGACCGTTCCCCGGGGGCTACGACCGTGACTGCGGGCCGAGCCACGGCTGCGTCTTCGGCCCGGCCTGGACCGACGACACGACCGCACCGGACGGCCACAACGGCTGCGATACGCGCAACGACGTCCTGCGCGAGCAACTCAGACATCCGGTCGTCGAGCCCGGCACGCACGACTGCAAGGTGATCGGCGGCACCTTCGACGACCCCTATACGGGGCGGACCTTCGACTTCGCGGTGCACCATCAGACGATCCAGATCGACCACCTCGTACCGCTCGCCTACGCCTGGGACATGGGTGCCTCGCGGTGGTCCCAGGTCCGCCGCGAGCAGTTCGCCAACGACACCCGGGTCGAGCTGCTGGCGTCCTGGGGACCGGCCAACGAGAGCAAGGGCGACTCCGGCCCGGGCGACTGGCTGCCGATCAACACGACGTTCCGGTGCACCTATCTGGCGCGCTACCTGCACGCCATCGACGTCTACGGCCTCGCGATGACCCGAGCGGACGCGTCGTCGATCCGCTACACGGCGCGGGGCTGCTGA
- a CDS encoding phosphatidylglycerol lysyltransferase domain-containing protein, whose amino-acid sequence MPTPEPAPADIHARVRELVALSVDDPLAPFALRPEKLHVFSPDGRAAVSYRLRCGLAVAGGDPVGDVASWPAAIDTFMTEVASTRRGAAVLGAGELARDLWEGHGLSAVAIGRDVVVRPDDFELVGRHFRNLRQAIKRTHNSGVTVESWLERDVPATVRMELRNVVIAAKRDEERGFAMTLGRPFDGGQPESLVLVARDHEGRLVASHRYLVAGHKDLSLDVPIRLPGAPNGVDERLIAEAVAWAGKHDFDRVSLAFAPFPELFAERRHLGLAKGAAYRLVHLLDPLIKVERLYRYLRKFHAFDQQRHVMLRWRQLPRVATALLLLEFGR is encoded by the coding sequence GTGCCCACACCCGAGCCCGCCCCCGCGGACATCCACGCCCGCGTTCGTGAGCTCGTCGCTCTGAGCGTCGACGACCCGCTGGCCCCCTTCGCGCTGCGACCCGAGAAGCTGCACGTCTTCTCTCCGGACGGGCGAGCCGCGGTGAGCTACCGGCTGCGTTGCGGCCTCGCAGTGGCTGGCGGTGACCCCGTCGGCGACGTGGCCTCCTGGCCCGCTGCGATCGACACCTTCATGACCGAGGTGGCCTCCACCCGGCGGGGCGCGGCCGTGCTCGGGGCCGGAGAGCTGGCGCGCGACCTCTGGGAGGGCCACGGCCTGTCCGCGGTCGCGATCGGTCGTGACGTGGTGGTCCGGCCCGACGACTTCGAGCTGGTGGGTCGACACTTCCGCAACCTCCGGCAGGCGATCAAGCGCACCCACAACTCCGGCGTCACCGTCGAGAGCTGGCTCGAGCGCGACGTGCCGGCCACCGTCCGGATGGAGCTGCGCAACGTGGTGATCGCGGCCAAGCGCGACGAGGAGCGCGGCTTCGCGATGACCCTGGGCCGACCGTTCGACGGAGGCCAGCCCGAATCCCTCGTGCTGGTCGCGCGCGACCACGAGGGACGGCTGGTCGCCAGCCACCGGTACCTGGTCGCGGGGCACAAGGACCTGTCCCTCGACGTCCCGATCCGGCTGCCCGGCGCGCCGAACGGCGTGGACGAGCGACTGATCGCCGAGGCGGTCGCCTGGGCCGGGAAGCACGACTTCGACCGGGTCTCGCTCGCGTTCGCACCCTTCCCCGAGCTGTTCGCCGAGAGGCGCCACCTGGGGCTGGCCAAGGGCGCGGCGTATCGACTGGTCCACCTGCTGGATCCCTTGATCAAGGTCGAGCGGCTCTACCGCTACCTGCGCAAGTTCCACGCCTTCGACCAACAGCGGCACGTGATGCTGCGCTGGCGCCAGCTCCCGCGGGTCGCGACCGCGCTGCTGCTGCTGGAGTTCGGCCGTTGA
- a CDS encoding gamma carbonic anhydrase family protein: protein MNLIEFEGKRPQVHPEAFIAATATLIGDVVVGKGASIWYGAVLRADDCRIVIREDANVQDNSVLHAGPGETVEVGPGATVAHSCVVHGAVIGERALIGNGSTMLDGTRVGAGSLVAAGSLVTPGTSIPAGVLAAGAPAVVRKELAGTPAQAWVDGNPVYYPELAQRHRRGARLLET, encoded by the coding sequence GTGAATCTGATCGAGTTCGAGGGCAAGCGCCCCCAGGTCCATCCCGAGGCGTTCATCGCCGCGACGGCCACCCTGATCGGCGATGTTGTCGTGGGGAAGGGCGCCAGCATCTGGTACGGCGCGGTGCTGCGCGCGGACGACTGCCGCATCGTGATCCGCGAGGACGCCAACGTGCAGGACAACTCGGTGCTGCACGCCGGTCCAGGCGAGACCGTCGAGGTCGGACCGGGCGCGACGGTCGCGCACAGCTGCGTCGTGCACGGGGCGGTGATCGGGGAGCGCGCGCTGATCGGCAACGGGAGCACGATGCTCGACGGGACCCGGGTCGGCGCAGGCTCGCTGGTCGCGGCGGGCTCGCTGGTCACCCCTGGGACGTCCATCCCGGCCGGCGTGCTGGCAGCGGGTGCACCGGCGGTGGTCCGCAAGGAGCTGGCGGGTACTCCTGCCCAGGCCTGGGTCGACGGCAATCCGGTCTACTACCCCGAGCTCGCCCAGCGGCATCGCCGCGGAGCCCGGCTGCTGGAGACGTGA
- the istB gene encoding IS21-like element helper ATPase IstB yields the protein MTATTPPPLPADLNEGLKRLKMAAMRRLAPELLVTAKTQRWKPEEFLRTLVEAEIASRDESNVRTRMRQAAFPVAKRLEDFDVAASSIPAATFDYLSSLEWIRAAENACLIGPAGTGKSHTLIALGIAAVEAGHRVRYFTAAELVETLYRGLADNSVGKLIENLLRHDLVLVDELGFAPLDDTGAQLLFRFVAAAYERRSLGIASHWPFESWGRFLPEHTTAVSMLDRLLHHCHTVVTDGDSYRMKQARANGGTRLKTS from the coding sequence GTGACCGCGACGACTCCGCCGCCGCTGCCCGCGGACCTGAACGAGGGTCTGAAGCGGTTGAAGATGGCCGCGATGCGCCGACTGGCACCCGAGCTGCTGGTGACCGCGAAGACCCAACGATGGAAGCCCGAGGAGTTCCTCCGCACCCTGGTCGAGGCCGAGATCGCCTCCCGCGACGAGTCCAACGTCCGCACCCGGATGCGACAAGCCGCCTTCCCGGTCGCCAAACGCCTGGAGGACTTCGACGTCGCCGCCTCCTCGATCCCGGCCGCGACGTTCGACTACCTCTCCTCCTTGGAGTGGATCCGCGCTGCGGAGAACGCCTGCCTGATCGGGCCCGCCGGCACCGGGAAGTCCCACACGCTCATCGCCTTGGGGATCGCCGCGGTCGAGGCCGGGCACCGGGTCCGGTACTTCACCGCCGCAGAGCTCGTCGAGACCCTCTACCGAGGGTTGGCCGACAACTCGGTCGGGAAACTCATCGAGAACCTGCTGCGCCATGACCTCGTGCTCGTCGACGAGCTCGGGTTCGCCCCGCTGGACGACACCGGGGCACAGCTGCTGTTCCGCTTCGTCGCGGCCGCCTACGAGCGCCGCTCGCTGGGGATCGCGTCGCACTGGCCGTTTGAGTCCTGGGGACGGTTCCTGCCCGAGCACACCACCGCGGTCAGCATGCTCGACCGGCTCCTGCACCACTGCCACACCGTCGTCACCGACGGCGACTCCTACCGGATGAAACAGGCCCGAGCGAACGGAGGAACACGACTCAAGACCAGCTGA
- the istA gene encoding IS21 family transposase — translation MKNAKERMDVIAAYRDVGTYRGAAAICGTTHKTVRRIIEAHEASGVGSAPPVRVQRSRNYESVAELVAEKVAKTAGRISAKRLLPTARAAGYEGSDRNFRRLVAQAKREWRQGQVRAGGRRPAVWSPGEVLAIDWGEKVLAGRKVHVFCAVLAWSRFRFVRFAADEQQATTLAMLAECFEALGGVPKVVLADRMACLKGGVVANVVVPSPDYVRFATHYRFRPDFCHAADPESKGIVENLVGYAKDDLLVPLELDDDPWAGGLAGLNERAVAWCDEVNAAVHSEIHAVPVQRLATEVELLGELPSLRLEVGPKPTTRKVDKLSCIRFGSARYSVPNRLIGTVVTVLVDERDRILRVVEPVTGEVHAEHGLVAPGEVSIEDAHYDRPRPTTPARGARARTPAEREFLALGGVAEQFLTGAAAAGVTKLGTEIAEVLTLGAAHGTGPLLAALERAVAFGRWRADDVRSILATNGHGPRPTPAGQALVMTLPTVPTRSLDAYAIQPPIEGLEGGEVS, via the coding sequence TTGAAGAACGCGAAGGAACGAATGGACGTGATTGCCGCCTACCGAGACGTGGGCACTTACCGGGGAGCGGCCGCGATCTGCGGCACGACCCACAAGACCGTGCGACGGATCATCGAGGCCCACGAGGCCAGCGGTGTGGGCTCGGCGCCGCCGGTGCGGGTCCAGCGGAGCAGGAACTACGAGAGCGTGGCCGAGCTGGTCGCGGAGAAGGTCGCCAAGACTGCTGGGAGGATCAGCGCGAAGCGGCTGCTGCCGACCGCCCGGGCGGCGGGCTATGAAGGGTCGGACCGCAACTTCCGGCGCCTGGTCGCCCAGGCGAAGCGGGAGTGGCGTCAGGGTCAGGTCCGTGCGGGTGGCCGCCGTCCGGCTGTCTGGTCGCCCGGCGAGGTCCTCGCGATCGACTGGGGTGAGAAGGTCCTCGCGGGCCGCAAGGTCCACGTCTTCTGCGCGGTGCTGGCGTGGTCGCGGTTCCGGTTCGTCCGGTTCGCCGCCGATGAGCAGCAGGCCACCACGCTGGCGATGCTGGCGGAGTGCTTCGAGGCCCTCGGCGGCGTCCCGAAGGTCGTGCTCGCCGACCGGATGGCCTGCTTGAAGGGTGGCGTGGTCGCGAACGTTGTCGTCCCGTCGCCGGACTACGTCCGGTTCGCGACCCACTACCGGTTCCGGCCCGACTTCTGTCATGCCGCTGACCCGGAGTCCAAGGGGATCGTGGAGAACCTGGTCGGCTACGCCAAGGACGACCTGCTGGTCCCGCTCGAGCTCGACGACGACCCGTGGGCCGGTGGCCTGGCAGGTCTGAACGAGCGGGCCGTCGCCTGGTGCGATGAGGTCAACGCGGCGGTGCACTCGGAGATCCACGCGGTTCCGGTCCAGCGGCTGGCCACCGAGGTCGAGTTGCTGGGCGAGTTGCCGTCGTTGCGGCTGGAGGTCGGTCCGAAGCCGACCACCCGGAAGGTCGACAAGCTGTCCTGCATCCGGTTCGGCTCGGCCCGCTACTCGGTGCCGAACCGGCTGATCGGCACCGTCGTCACGGTGCTGGTCGACGAACGCGACCGGATCCTGCGGGTGGTCGAGCCGGTCACCGGCGAGGTCCACGCCGAACACGGGCTGGTGGCGCCGGGCGAGGTCAGCATCGAGGATGCTCACTACGACCGGCCACGCCCCACCACGCCGGCCCGGGGAGCACGCGCCAGGACGCCTGCCGAGCGGGAGTTCCTCGCACTGGGAGGAGTCGCGGAGCAGTTCCTGACCGGGGCCGCAGCGGCCGGGGTCACCAAGCTGGGCACCGAGATCGCCGAGGTCCTCACCCTGGGTGCCGCGCACGGCACCGGCCCGCTCCTCGCGGCACTCGAGCGAGCGGTCGCGTTCGGCCGCTGGCGCGCCGACGACGTCCGCTCGATCCTGGCCACCAACGGACATGGCCCCAGGCCCACACCCGCGGGTCAGGCGCTGGTGATGACCCTGCCCACGGTGCCCACCAGGTCGCTGGACGCCTACGCCATCCAGCCGCCGATCGAGGGGCTCGAGGGCGGTGAGGTGTCGTGA
- a CDS encoding TrmB family transcriptional regulator sugar-binding domain-containing protein, giving the protein MTPPFPEFGPEHRALLHSRAGDLYREIASGGPLRPRGKRFAKGSADRKALTLLLELGLLSEEGDQVVAVDPALVQARVVAPLGQQAAELLSESTDWANAFAELSQAFRRGTATDSPLTDMRGTANINRYLQTVVGDAEFELLTAQPDGARSAAILKIAIDRDVAALRRGVTMRTLYQHSARRSVSTREYVARVTEDGAQVRTLDEFFNRLIVVDRRLAVVPASDDDTHAIAIHEPALVAYLADIFERYWERAHEFSDREAPTRRAVADDVHNMTVRMLIEGHSDNASAKRMGVSARTYAGYVAALKEEYGVDTRFQLGHAMGRLMGPEGDAKRPPRPAED; this is encoded by the coding sequence GTGACCCCGCCGTTCCCGGAGTTCGGACCTGAGCACCGCGCGCTCCTGCACAGCCGCGCGGGAGACCTCTACCGCGAGATCGCCAGCGGCGGGCCCTTGCGTCCGCGCGGCAAGCGCTTCGCGAAGGGCTCGGCCGACCGCAAGGCACTGACGCTGCTCCTCGAGCTGGGCCTGCTCTCGGAGGAGGGCGACCAGGTCGTGGCCGTCGATCCGGCGCTGGTGCAGGCCCGGGTGGTCGCCCCATTGGGCCAGCAGGCCGCCGAGCTGCTCTCGGAGTCGACGGACTGGGCCAACGCGTTCGCCGAGCTGTCGCAGGCGTTCCGGCGTGGGACGGCCACGGACAGCCCGCTGACCGACATGCGCGGCACGGCGAACATCAACCGCTACCTGCAGACCGTCGTGGGGGACGCCGAGTTCGAGCTGCTCACCGCCCAGCCCGACGGCGCCCGGTCGGCGGCCATCCTCAAGATCGCGATCGATCGCGACGTCGCTGCCCTGCGCCGCGGCGTCACGATGCGGACGCTCTACCAGCACTCGGCTCGCCGCAGCGTGTCCACGCGTGAGTACGTCGCCCGCGTGACCGAGGACGGCGCCCAGGTGCGCACGCTCGACGAGTTCTTCAATCGGCTCATCGTCGTCGATCGGAGGCTGGCCGTCGTACCGGCCTCCGACGACGACACCCACGCCATCGCGATCCACGAACCGGCCCTGGTCGCCTACCTCGCCGACATCTTCGAGCGCTACTGGGAGCGTGCCCACGAGTTCTCCGACAGGGAGGCGCCGACCCGAAGGGCAGTCGCCGACGACGTGCACAACATGACGGTCCGGATGCTCATCGAGGGCCACAGCGACAACGCCAGCGCGAAGCGGATGGGAGTCAGTGCGCGCACCTACGCGGGCTACGTCGCGGCCCTGAAGGAGGAGTACGGCGTGGACACGCGGTTCCAGCTGGGACATGCCATGGGGCGGCTGATGGGGCCGGAGGGCGACGCCAAGCGGCCGCCTCGCCCGGCAGAGGACTGA
- a CDS encoding biotin/lipoyl-binding carrier protein produces MRASTSQIAAEMVASVLTVAVGTGDRVEVGDTVCLLESMKMEIPVLAERAGTVSEVKVVPGDVVSEGDVLVVLAH; encoded by the coding sequence GTGCGCGCATCGACCTCGCAGATCGCCGCCGAGATGGTGGCCAGTGTCCTGACCGTCGCGGTCGGCACGGGAGACCGGGTCGAGGTGGGCGACACGGTCTGCCTGCTGGAGTCGATGAAGATGGAGATCCCGGTCCTCGCCGAGCGTGCCGGGACCGTCTCCGAGGTCAAAGTCGTGCCCGGAGACGTGGTCTCCGAGGGCGACGTGCTCGTGGTGCTGGCACACTGA